The following proteins come from a genomic window of Pseudomonas sp. Z8(2022):
- a CDS encoding proline--tRNA ligase: protein MRTSQFLLSTLKETPSDAVVISHQLMLRAGMIRKLASGLYTWLPMGLRVLRKVEKVVREEMNAAGALEVLMPAIQPAELWQESGRWVQYGPELLRLKDRHDREFCVGPTHEEVITELARNELNSYKQLPINFYQIQTKFRDEIRPRFGLMRGREFLMKDAYSFHVDQASLQETYDRMHQAYCNVFTRLGLNFRPVQADTGSIGGTGSHEFHVLAESGEDDIAFSDSSDYAANIEKAEALPREKVRPAPTEELRLVDTPDVKTIAALVEGFNLPIEKTIKTLIVHAAEEGKLIALVVRGDHELNEIKAANLEQVASPLTMATDAELRAAIGAGAGSLGPLNLPLPVIIDRSVELMSDFVIGANIDDKHYFGVNWERDLPVPTVADLRNVVEGDPSPDGQGTLVIKRGIEVGHIFQLGTKYSEAMNCQVLGENGKPVTLTMGCYGIGVSRVVAAAIEQNFDERGIRWNDALAPFHIALVPLRYETEQVREATDKLYAELTAAGFEVLLDDRDKKTSPGIKFADMELIGIPHRVVVSDRGLAEGNLEYKSRAETEAQAVPLTEILSFLQARIKR, encoded by the coding sequence ATGCGTACCAGTCAGTTCCTGCTCTCGACCCTGAAAGAAACCCCTTCCGATGCCGTGGTGATCAGCCACCAGCTGATGCTGCGTGCCGGCATGATCCGCAAGCTGGCCTCCGGCCTGTACACCTGGCTACCGATGGGCCTGCGTGTGCTGCGCAAGGTCGAGAAGGTGGTGCGCGAGGAAATGAACGCCGCCGGTGCGCTGGAAGTGCTGATGCCTGCCATCCAGCCGGCCGAACTGTGGCAGGAGTCCGGACGCTGGGTGCAATACGGCCCCGAGCTGCTGCGTCTCAAGGATCGCCATGACCGCGAGTTCTGCGTCGGCCCGACCCACGAGGAAGTGATCACCGAACTGGCACGCAACGAGCTGAACAGCTACAAGCAGTTGCCGATCAACTTCTATCAGATCCAGACCAAGTTCCGTGACGAGATCCGTCCTCGCTTCGGCCTGATGCGCGGTCGCGAATTCCTCATGAAGGACGCCTACTCCTTCCATGTCGACCAGGCCTCCCTGCAGGAAACCTACGACCGCATGCATCAGGCGTACTGCAACGTATTCACCCGCCTGGGCCTGAACTTCCGTCCGGTGCAGGCCGATACCGGTTCCATCGGCGGTACCGGCTCGCACGAGTTCCACGTGCTGGCCGAATCCGGTGAAGACGATATCGCCTTCAGTGACAGCTCCGATTACGCCGCCAACATCGAGAAGGCCGAAGCCCTGCCGCGCGAAAAGGTACGCCCGGCGCCGACCGAAGAGCTGCGCCTGGTCGACACCCCGGATGTCAAAACCATCGCAGCTCTGGTCGAAGGCTTCAACCTGCCGATCGAGAAGACCATCAAGACCCTGATCGTCCATGCCGCCGAAGAGGGCAAGCTGATCGCCCTGGTGGTGCGCGGCGATCATGAGCTCAACGAGATCAAGGCCGCCAATCTGGAGCAGGTCGCCAGCCCGCTGACCATGGCTACCGATGCCGAGCTGCGCGCAGCCATCGGCGCTGGCGCCGGTTCGCTCGGCCCGCTGAACCTGCCGCTACCGGTGATCATCGACCGCTCCGTGGAGCTGATGAGCGACTTCGTCATTGGTGCCAACATCGACGACAAGCACTACTTCGGCGTCAACTGGGAGCGTGATCTGCCGGTTCCAACCGTGGCCGACCTGCGCAATGTCGTCGAAGGCGACCCGAGCCCGGATGGCCAGGGCACCCTGGTAATCAAGCGCGGCATCGAAGTCGGGCACATCTTCCAGCTCGGTACCAAGTACAGCGAAGCGATGAACTGCCAGGTACTGGGCGAGAACGGCAAGCCGGTCACCCTGACCATGGGCTGCTACGGCATTGGCGTTTCCCGTGTGGTGGCTGCGGCCATCGAGCAGAACTTCGACGAGCGCGGTATCCGCTGGAACGACGCCCTGGCCCCGTTCCATATCGCCCTAGTGCCACTGCGTTACGAAACCGAGCAGGTTCGCGAAGCCACCGACAAGCTGTACGCCGAGCTCACCGCAGCCGGTTTCGAAGTGCTGCTGGACGACCGTGACAAGAAAACCAGCCCCGGTATCAAGTTCGCCGACATGGAGCTGATCGGTATTCCGCACCGCGTGGTCGTCAGCGACCGTGGCCTGGCCGAGGGCAACCTCGAGTACAAAAGCCGTGCCGAGACCGAGGCGCAAGCCGTACCGCTGACCGAGATCCTGTCTTTCCTGCAAGCCCGTATCAAACGCTGA
- a CDS encoding aldo/keto reductase, with the protein MRTIELAGRQVPVIGQGTWHMGEDERQRSREVAALREGLDLGLTLIDTAEMYGEGGAEQVVGEAIGGRREEVFLVSKVYPHNASLEGVQAACERSLKRLRCEHIDLYLLHWRGRYPLAETVEGFERLCEQGKIAAWGVSNFDLDDLLELDHPACGTNQVLYNLEARGIEYDLLPWQQRMGMPLMAYCPLSQAGALLHEPVLRQVAERHGATPAQVALAWTLRQDGVIAIPKAVGSAHLRDNAAAAAIALDVNDLALLDEAFAPPRSKRPLEMV; encoded by the coding sequence ATGCGCACGATTGAACTGGCCGGCAGACAGGTGCCGGTGATCGGTCAGGGAACCTGGCACATGGGGGAGGACGAACGGCAGCGCTCGCGTGAGGTTGCCGCGTTGCGCGAGGGGCTCGACCTGGGCCTGACTCTGATCGACACCGCCGAAATGTATGGCGAGGGCGGAGCGGAGCAGGTAGTGGGTGAGGCCATTGGCGGTCGCCGGGAAGAGGTGTTTCTGGTCAGCAAGGTGTATCCGCACAACGCCAGCCTGGAGGGCGTTCAGGCTGCCTGCGAGCGCAGCCTGAAACGTCTGCGTTGCGAGCATATCGATCTGTACCTGTTGCATTGGCGCGGCCGCTATCCGCTGGCGGAGACGGTCGAGGGCTTCGAGCGGCTGTGCGAACAGGGCAAGATCGCTGCCTGGGGCGTATCCAATTTCGATCTGGACGATCTGCTGGAACTGGATCACCCGGCGTGCGGGACCAATCAGGTGCTGTACAACCTCGAGGCGCGAGGCATCGAGTATGACCTGCTGCCCTGGCAGCAGCGGATGGGCATGCCGCTGATGGCCTACTGCCCGCTCAGCCAGGCGGGTGCACTGCTGCATGAACCGGTCCTGCGCCAGGTGGCTGAGCGACACGGGGCTACGCCGGCCCAGGTAGCGCTGGCCTGGACACTCAGGCAGGACGGTGTGATTGCCATTCCCAAGGCCGTGGGTAGTGCGCATCTGCGCGATAACGCCGCGGCGGCTGCCATTGCTTTGGATGTGAATGATCTGGCCCTGCTGGACGAGGCCTTTGCGCCGCCGCGTAGCAAGCGGCCGCTGGAGATGGTCTGA
- a CDS encoding class I SAM-dependent methyltransferase, giving the protein MQRDHREQLQQSWQANADAWAAAVREQRIESRRLVTDAAIIQAVLALQPRRVLDIGCGEGWLCRGLAEHGIEPVGVDASAPLIEAARAACDGRSQYRVCGYAELEKHAEQLGRFEVLVCNFALLEEPLQPILRSLHTLLAPGGSLLIQTLHPWRASHGEPYQDGWRVEDFVGFGEGFQAPMPWFFRTLQSWLKLIGETGWRLEWLQEPLHPESVQPVSLLLLLKPL; this is encoded by the coding sequence ATGCAGCGCGACCATCGTGAACAGCTTCAGCAAAGCTGGCAGGCCAACGCCGATGCCTGGGCCGCCGCCGTGCGCGAACAGCGTATTGAAAGCCGGCGGCTGGTCACCGACGCCGCCATCATCCAGGCCGTGCTGGCATTGCAGCCCAGGCGAGTGCTGGATATCGGCTGCGGCGAGGGCTGGTTGTGCCGGGGCCTGGCCGAGCATGGCATCGAACCCGTCGGGGTGGATGCCTCCGCGCCGCTGATCGAGGCGGCCCGCGCAGCGTGCGATGGACGGAGCCAGTATCGCGTCTGTGGATATGCCGAACTTGAGAAGCACGCCGAGCAGCTAGGGCGTTTCGAGGTACTGGTGTGCAATTTCGCCCTGCTCGAAGAGCCGTTGCAGCCAATTTTGCGCAGCTTGCACACATTGCTCGCACCTGGCGGCAGCCTGCTGATCCAGACCCTGCATCCCTGGCGTGCCAGCCATGGCGAGCCTTATCAGGATGGCTGGCGGGTCGAGGACTTCGTCGGCTTCGGCGAGGGTTTTCAGGCCCCCATGCCCTGGTTTTTCCGCACCCTGCAATCCTGGCTGAAACTCATCGGTGAAACCGGCTGGCGACTCGAATGGTTGCAGGAGCCGCTGCATCCGGAGAGCGTCCAGCCGGTATCCCTGCTGCTGTTGCTCAAACCGCTCTGA